In a single window of the Terriglobales bacterium genome:
- a CDS encoding GAF domain-containing protein, producing the protein MKRYRSARDVLAAVERAIADDRPVQHTETLQEITRILHDDRHYFWVAIYLVKADQAVRTAFCGPEAEQEPCASIALGRGNVGSAAQDGHARVVPDVEADTTYLRCFQQTKSEIATPIKIAGRVIGVLDAESERVNGFSGEDRVLLKAVSGKLARFLTGRGKYLVRKLREAPTPTAQTRGYQPASDRSLEQSRKVAAGEKPR; encoded by the coding sequence ATGAAACGCTATCGCTCTGCCCGCGATGTACTGGCAGCCGTCGAGCGAGCCATCGCCGACGACCGCCCGGTACAGCACACCGAGACGCTGCAGGAGATCACCCGCATCCTTCATGACGACCGCCATTATTTCTGGGTAGCCATCTATCTGGTCAAAGCGGACCAGGCGGTGCGGACGGCGTTCTGCGGGCCGGAAGCGGAACAGGAACCGTGCGCCTCGATCGCCCTGGGCCGGGGCAACGTGGGCTCGGCGGCGCAAGACGGCCATGCACGCGTGGTGCCCGACGTCGAAGCCGACACGACCTACCTCCGCTGCTTCCAGCAGACCAAGTCCGAGATCGCGACCCCGATCAAGATCGCAGGGCGGGTGATCGGCGTGCTGGACGCGGAGAGCGAGCGCGTCAACGGCTTCAGCGGCGAGGACCGTGTCTTGCTGAAGGCCGTCTCCGGCAAGCTGGCGCGGTTCCTGACCGGCCGTGGCAAGTACCTGGTGCGCAAGTTGCGTGAGGCCCCGACGCCCACCGCCCAGACTCGCGGTTACCAGCCGGCCTCGGATCGGTCCCTGGAGCAGTCACGCAAAGTGGCTGCGGGAGAGAAACCCCGGTAA